TGTGGAATCACATCACGAGAGGACACCACGTTGCCCGGCCGACCGGGCTGATCCGGCCGACCGGGCAACAGGTTCTCACTTCTCCATGGCCTCGATCAGACTCTTGGGCCGCATATCGGTCCAGGACTTCTCGATGTAGTCGAGGCATTCCTGGCGCCCCGCCTCCCCGAACACCGAATTCCAGCCGTCGGGCACGTCGACGAAGACCGGC
The nucleotide sequence above comes from Streptomyces sp. N50. Encoded proteins:
- a CDS encoding MbtH family protein, with amino-acid sequence MTNPFDDPDASYLVLVNDEGQHSLWPVFVDVPDGWNSVFGEAGRQECLDYIEKSWTDMRPKSLIEAMEK